The DNA sequence ACATGATGCTCATCGTTGGTGTTGCTCTTGGTGCTCTGTTGATTGCTGCGTGTACTAGGTATTTTTGCGCCACAGTTGCATGCTTCACCAGCCACAAAtaccagccacagccactgCAATCTCCCATCTCGAATCTTGATGCATCTTGATATCTGCCATCGCAAAATCGTGCATACTGTAATGGCTTGTTGTTTTACGGTGTTTAGGCCCGCCCATGTAATTGCTGCCTGCGATATAAAGGAGCTGTACTCCAGCTCTTCGACTGCCACTGCTCATATTGGCAGCTGAGGCCCTCGCCGGCCCTGTCCAGTTTCATGTCGCGGCGCTACTTTTCCACCTGAAACACTCGACGACGCACGCCAAGTTCCCACGAATGAGTGCGAGCGTTGCATTCGAGGCCTCCTTGTCGCACCTTTTGCGCTGCGTCCAGCTTTTGGTGCCCTCGGACGAATTGCACGGGGATGGCCGCCTTTTCGCGATTGCCTAGAACGGAAGCGATGCCTCGACGTCGCTGCCAGCTCGACTCTCGAGGCCGTCACGGCGACATTGTTGCGCCTTGCCCGGCTTTGTCGTGGAGATGCAAACATGATGCTCAGGCCTCGAGCAAATCGTCAAACCGCCGCGAGCATGTCCGGCCTTCTCCGTGCGGTGCCAGAAGCTTGCGGTGCCCCCTGTCTCGTTaatgagattgagatgaAGTGGGTATTTTGCAGCTCCCACTGCCAGCATTACAGCACCCCGAGCTCGTCGCTTGCTGCAGATTCCCGCGACATGGGTGCTTTTCTGTATGCGTCTCTGCATTTAGTgaagccagcagcagcattgtaGTCCGTCCCCAGAGGGTCAGAAGGGGGAGGCGCAAGATGGATCTTCGCGGTGTAGCATGTAATGGAGCTCTGGCCATTGGAGTCAGGATGTTTGCCCGATATGGTAGCTCTGAGATGGCTGCTACGCGTGTCCCGTCCTTGCTCCATAATATCATTTGAAGATCCGGAAAGCCAAGCGACCATCTTAATAGCTCACCCCCacgattttttttctctttcttcacaCTTCCTCTTTGAGAGAGGATGGGGAACAGTTTGATGCTTTCTTGACCCTCTTTTCGCAaacttcttttcttttcttttcgatgCTATGGGATATTGTTGGTTGtgctaattttttttttctttgttaaAGCCGGAACTGGATTTCGCACGGGTCGATGAATTTTCACGCCTCTTTACTTTCGAaacgattttttttttacttggGTCTTGTGATGAATTAGGCGCACGTCGATTGAAGCTGGTCTACACGAACGTTGCGTTACAGTTGGGGTTAAAAAGAGCTTGGGCAGTGAATTATGGCGCCGACTTCAAGGATACAGAGACAGCAAACGGATGTTGGACGTTCCGATGGACTggcagagaggcagaggcagacaCGTGACGCATCGTGTGCAAAGAGATGGCTGAGATTCAgatgcaagaagaagagtttggGCGTGAATGTGTCTTTACAGGGACCTCGTACCGACCACGACGCAAGCACCTCTCGTAGGTCTGGAAGCGACACCGATGGGGGGATTGAAGATGGTTCTGCGGCAAGCTTAGAACCGGCGGGCGAATCATTCTCTGCCGGGGCGCATctgaagaggagcttggGGGACCTACTGGACACAGATGATGAGACTGAAGGCGAAAGTGAGGACGAGAACGACGGCCGAAACCACATCGATTTCGGCTTACCGGTTCCCCATTCTAATCCTCTATCACAACTTCTCCCTCATCCACTTCCCTTACCATCGTTGCCGCCAAACCcaattgctgctcttctACCACAacggccgccgccatcatctcctccgccGGAATCACCTCCGACAGCCGGCTCTCCTGTTGCATCGTCTCCTCAACCGCCACCGcctcctgcagcttctcctgcGGCTGCTCCCTCTCAATCGCATGTACCGCCGTCCATCTCTATCCCtcctgcagcatctcccaCAGACGGCATATCCGAAAATCTTGGAGCTCCCTCGCCTTCCACTACGAATCCTCCTAGATCATCATTTAACGCACCTCTACCCAAGAGCACGTCTACCGGTGATGACAGTGACGACAGCGATGACgacagcgatgatgacggtTCATATACTGGCAAGCCTTCCTCAACACGAACTCGAACTACCCTTACGGCTATTGCGCCACCTTATGAGACGCAGACGACAGCGAGCTCGGTGGAAAAGTCCACCATTAGCCGTACGAAAGACGTACCTAGCTCTTTCACAACGTCCGTCATTGTGCCAGACCAGACTGCGAGGACAAAGACGGGAGCACAAATGACAACAGTGACGAGTACGGCAAGCCCAGGTGAAACAGCCGCAGCTGTTCTAGGGCACGAGGCACGTAGGCTGAGCCCAACTGGCGAAAAAGCCGTCATTGCGTCCACGTCCATTGGTGAGTGTGTATCTTTGGGCGGCATAACCCTTCTTTTCCTAGTCTTCATAAAACTTACTATTTTGGCGTTAGGTGGATGTATCATTCTCCTGGTTCTCGCCTGGTTTCTTTGGCGCCTGGCCAAGCGTAAGTCTGCTGGCAGAAAGAGCGCTTGGCCAGCTAGCCGGGACATGCTTGACGGCCCTCGGCGTTTTTCTAACAGAGTTGCTGATCGATTTACATCCATCAAAGGCCATCTCTTGCCAGATACCTTTGGCTGGTGCAGCATTGATGATTCTAACGATGGAGACGGTCCCGTAACCGAGAAGCCGGCCCCAACGCGGGCTCCCACGAAGGCTGGCTTGTTAGAGAGGAGACTGGGAGCCAAGACACCACCCCAGAATGTGACGGTCAATTCCTACGGCATGGTCTTCCGTACACCGATTCTGGGCGACTCAGCGTCGGATATCCTGGAGCGACCCAGAATTACACCGCCACCGGCCACTGAGGTGGCTCGGGAAAGATCCAAGCAGATGGCAGCGGCCCATTTGGAGAGCGCAAGAGCGAGTGTGAGTGCATACACCTCGAGATCGCAATCGTTGGCACCTTTGCGCAAAAACACTCGCATCAGCGATGTCTCCTCTTTATCGTCAGGGTTTGGCGACGGGgacatcgtcatcattcagccccccgctgctgctgccacctATGCTGCCACTCCAAACCGATCTAATACGTTTGAACCAAATATTAACCTCAGCGCCGTCAGGACTAGCCCTGAGAGGAAGAGCTTCAGCAGCCGATTCTCccgcaacaacagcagagaCCACAGCAGAGACACTTTCATGACAAACTCCTCGGAGGACCTGCGTCCCCGGTTCCGCACCGTCTCCTCCTGGGTACATCAGCAGTCCCGTCGAACGAAGCAGCGATCCGCGGCGAACAGGAGTGAAGACCGTGGAATGGCCACACCTTTGCCGGAGCAGGGATTTGATATGATGATGCCTGATGGAGAGGTGCCGAGGAGAGTTGACTCTTCGATGTGGCAGGAAAAGTGAGATGTTGTATAGCGTGTGATTTGCTGTTTTGTTctgggagaaggaagagcgaCGGAGTTTGTGCATAAGAAATGGAAAGGGATTACTGCTCAGCTATTTCGACGTAATCTCTAGGGAGAATTCGGTTCTCACCGAAGCCTTATATAATTCACTTGGGCTATCTAAAAGATCTATCTCATCATAGTCGCTTCTATGGTTTCTCATATCATTGTACAAATAAAAACGTACACATTTTTATCCATCATCTATTTGTACGGAAACATTTCCCAGAAACCAATTTCCATCTATCAGGTCCATTTTTGTTAATAAAACGTCATTTCATATCATGCAGACTGTTTGTTCTTACCTTTGTGGCGTGTACAAAGATTTTGATAAGCTCTTCTATCCGACTAGGTGACTGCAATCGGATGCTCTTCTCAATGAGTTCTGTCATCATTGCAAAGAAGTCAATTTCTGTATTTTGGAgttgggggaaaaaaaaagaaggtggGATTCACGCACCGCTTCCTAATCTCACCGCCTCAACATAGTCATCCGCTTTATAATTCTCGATCCACGCCCAGTACGTGTTCCCGTCGCGGACCGTGTCCGCATGGGCGTGGAGCATCTTTGCGACGGCGCCGTAGCCGAGGAGGCATGGCGCGAGGGCCATTTGGAGGGCGAGCCAGTCTTCGCTTTGGCCGATGTCGAGGACGTAGCGGGTGTATGCGGTACAGGCTGTGTGTTGCAGATGTGTTAAGATTTGTCTAAAGTTTAATACTGAAAGGAGATTTGAGAGAGGGGCTTACCTTGGAGTTCTTGCGTTGCTTGGATTTCGGGCTCGGAAATGCCAAAGGAGTTGCAGTAGTTGATGTGGAGCTTCATTTCGTGGAGAATGTGGAAGACGATTTCGTTTGACTGGTGGATTGTTAGCTATTCTCGTTTCTGGGCCTTAACTGTTGGACGTACTCTTGATATATCACCGATGCTCTTTGCTTTGTATGCTGCGAGTGCATTTGCCCTGGAAAAGTGAACCTGTTGATTGGATGTCAGCTTTGGCTGTATgagcaagagcaaagagATCTTACAAGATAGAGGTAGTCCTGAATGATGTAACCTTTGAATGACTCAACCGGCAGCGTTCCGTTGCCTAGGGCCATGACGAAGGGATGGTAGACGAATTCGTCCCATACACTGCGTACGGCTGGGTGTTCTAGCAGATACTCGACAAAGTATCCTCTGTGTGAAGAACATTAGCTGAGTGAGAGAAGTAGTAGAGCTGGGATGCTTacggagagaaaggaagagtgTATGTCGAGTGGAAGTGATCGAGCGGTCCGTTTCCACTGCCGAGTTGAGGCGCCGTCTTGATGCCTGCTTCGATGTAGCGACAGGCGCCGCGGACTGCGGCGGGCATGTCGGCGCCTTGAGCGACACGGGCTGCAATGGCGGCTGTAGAAGCAGTAAGTATGATGCCCCTATTTAGCTTCATTGAGATGTAGGTACTTACAGGCCAGAGAGCAGCCAGTTCCATGAGTGCTCGTGCTCTTTTGGTAAGGGCTCTGCACTCGCAATACGCTCCCCTCAGGCCCAACTAGgacatcaacaacaatttccttttcttcatctgtCTTGGCGACTGTCAGATCCTTGCGGAAGGGCATGTGGCCGCCTTTAACGAGGACCCATTTCGGGCCTAGTTGTTGGATCTTGCGTCCCATGGCTTCGACGTCGCTGACGGACTGGATCTCGCCGACTTGGTGGCCATTTTGCGTCAGGAGGAGGGTGGCTTCGGGGATGTTGGGCGTGAGGATGGTGGTGTGGGGGAGGAGGTGCTGGGATAGTTGGGAGATGGCTTCGTGGGGGAGGAGTTGGGCTCCTGATGTTGAGACCATGACCTGGGAACGGAAGTTGTCAgctttttcgtcttttgtGAAGGGATGTTGTGGTGGTTATCTACCGGATCGATTACTAGAGTTGGGACGCTGAACTTGGTCACTAGTTTTGCAATGACTTCGATTGTTTCTGCGGATGCCAGCATTCCTTTTATACATCTCTGTTAATAAGACCGTCGTTATGACGCAACAGGAGTGTTAATCTTACCCGTTTTGATCACGTCGGCTCCTACGTCTTCAAGACACGCTTCAATCTGTCTCCCTACGAAATCAGAGGGTATGACATGCACGCCCGCGACgcctttggtgttttggacTGTGAGCGCCGTGGTGGAAGTCATTGCGTAGCAGCCATGGGCGGCGAGGACTTTTTGGTCTGCTTCTAGGCCGCTGTGATGAGACGCTCGTATTAGTACACATTTACAGAAATATATACCTTGAATAAAGAGGCTTTGATGAAGTCATGAGAGGAATAGGCTTGAGCGTCAAATGAGTAGCCATGCAAGCAAATAGTGGTGGCGGATATAGTGAGGGAATATGACTAAGTTGAGAAACAGGAACAGGTACACTCACGCTCCTCCAGAGGGGTCCGACCCGGCAATGATCAACACCCTGCCTTGAACCATCTTGGCTTCGTAAAGTTATGAGATGCAAATCTTGATTTGTCGAAAAGAGCTCAGATTGGTGAAAATAGAAAGGGCGCGGCATGATGTAGCGATTTGATACTTGCGGGTGGGGCTGAAAATCTATGGGTGTCGGATTTATGTGGGGTATGGGCCGAGTCTACGGATTGCGATCTTCGTATTACACAGcttattctcttctttgtgcTTTATAGAACTCTGTAAAATACACTGTCAATCTTATTCGTCAAAGAAGAGTTATAAATGAGAAAAATATCATTAGAAAatttgtaaaaaaaaaaacgtttCTTGTCATTGAGACTGATATTAACGCAATCTCTGGAATCGGCTTAATATTTTCGGTCTTGGCGAGTTGCTTGAAGCACTGAAACTTGGCGATGGTAATGTTTTGCCCCAGCAAATACCTTGCAACAGTGAAAACTGGTGATGGTACATCATATCCTCCTGATGAGCTATCAGAGGCTGTAGAAGCAACTAATTGCAAGCCACTAATATGGGATCAGCCCATTGATTTCCGTGGTCCCACTGGCCATGAGACTCTTCTGTCGAATACAGTAGCCGTCAGTGATATAGAGCCATACAGCGAGGGGTATCTGCGAGCGAGAGCGTTACTTACACGTCATGTAGATGATGTAATTGACCACGGAAGCAATATCAGCAATAGGAAACCCTTGAAGATACCAATatgaggctgttgctgctatAGAGAGCGAGATTCCACTTAGGAGTGCTACTCTCAGTGACTGAAGGAAATTAAAGCAGTAAGCCCCGTCGCTTACGCTCCCCGAAGGAATACTCTGAATATCAGGCTCACCctaattttttttgccaGCTCTAGTTAACTTGTATTGGAGTAACAGATGATTGTCTGGGAACTTACGGAGTATTCTAAGTCGATATCAACGCCGTCGATGCCCTAAGTCACTACAAAATTGACAATGCTTGTAATGGATGTAGCACCGTACTGGGGTAGGTCGCGGAAGATGTCGTACGTACTCGTATCGGCACTGAAGGCCCAGCCACCAAAGGATATAATTCGCTTGAACCCCTACAACAAGGAATGCAGTGATTCATAAAGTGTTAAAGTATACCTTCTGTCGGACAAAAGTCCCCACTCATCTTCCATGCCACTAATATCAACCTGGTACGTTTGCGAAACTTTTGTAAAAGCAAAATTAACATGTGTGTACCCAGTTGGGATTTGATCGGCATTCATGTTCAGACAGGGGCGTTGAGTATTGAGGGCTTCGAAATAGCCAATATTGTATACTTCGGACGGACCAACGGCATTATAGCCGTCTTGGCCAGATACAGCAGTACCGGGGGCACCTGCAGAGGGTCTGGACGGCGTACAGAACTCGTCTGTAATACCACACTGCCCCCATATATCGCAACAGGCACTTAGAGGACACGGGTTCAGCGATTCCCAGCTGATTCCATTTGCGGGCTTTTGTATACCGGGTGCCTGTGTTCCACAGACGGTACCATATACAGGAGCTGGAAATGGCGGTGCCCCAGAGCTGAGACGAATGGTTTGTTCAGCCTGGAGATGGTCGAATCCCAGCCATCTTCAAGTGTTGCTATTGTAAGACTCAATGTCGTTAACAGTGAGTGGTCTATAAGTGGTTGCAAGTTGAGAGCAAATATCATCTTTTTGCACCAGATAACCCGCGCAAGAACCGTCAGGGGTTGGCTGCGGTGCATAATTGGGATGTGACTCAGAGGAACAGCATATGCACTGCCCAGGAACAGCATATGCACTGCCCAGGAACAGCATATGCACTGCCCAGGAACAGCATATGCACTGCCCAGGAGTAAGTGTTGAGCAGAGATTGGCCTGAGAGCTGTACTGATAAAATTCAGCTGCAGTGATACCGCACTCTGCAGCTAGAGACGCGCATGAGTCTCCGGACTGTACCCGCACAGTTGAACAAGTACCTCCCATTCTGTGTTGTTTTGCTTAGGGAATTGCCCTGAATTGGCCGGCTATGAGGAGAAAAAGTATGGTCAGCTACATGAAAGGGAATTGATGACTTTTTTACAAGACGGTATTATTCGCTCTCCCAGTATTGCAATATATTGTAATCTACATTGGCAAATATTCGATGTGCATTCCTAGTTGAACAGCCGCAATAGACTATTCGCTATGTTAACTTGCATCTATAGGCTAGCCACTAGCCTTGGTAAACAATTGGTAATTGTCTTAGATATATTTTGTGTTGTATTCTCTACACCTCTTTTGTCATCCGTCGTGCTATTTTTACGTTTGGGGGATACATCAGATTTGGACTATCGTAATTGATTCGAAAAATGAACCGAAAGTATAAATTTTGGCTGATCCTGGCTCACGAGAAGACCCACAAAGTGTGCGATCGTGCTACCTACTTATCTACTATCTAGAGAAAGAATTAGCAAGAAGTTGCCGAATTCGGCCCTTGATTCAAGATGAGTAGTGATGGAATCCAGTCAATAGAAATAAATCGGTCGGAGAGAGTGCTGCCTTACTTATTGTTACATCATCTTCCCCTCATTCGGCCAGCCGCATTAGCTACCTAAACCCCGATAACTATAATGTGCTTCCCCTTTTGCGTGTTACGGACGCTTGCGATACTAATTTCTGTGGGACCAACTTTTGTGATACCATCTTTCGTGGCACCAATCACCCTCACGCAGGCGAGAGCTGGCCATTATCTCTACACCGAGTTGGTGCTGTCTACTTCCAGTAGCACGGAAGATACGAGGATATAACGTGAAAGGCGCGTAATAGGTTTATTTTTGGATCCTGTATATGCAGGTCGCCTGTATTTTGCCAATCCTATCccagttgttgttgttggcatCACTTATACACGATGTTCTTCTATGTTTCGTCCTACCACCACATAAATTGAGCGTGTCACATTTTGTAATCTGAATATACTAAAAATACACAAATTCACTGAAGTCGTGGCAAAAGTCGGGTACCCATCGTTGTTGTGTTGTCAGAGGTGAATGAGTTGAAGACTCCGCCCTCCACACATAAATAGCCCTGCAATAGATACAACGGATGTTTGCGAGAGCCGCAACTGTCCCAACTCTCTATCTCAGTAGGGGCCTAGCATTTGGTACTAGTGAATACCCAATTCTTTACCTGTTCTCAACAGGAGGCTAAAAATTTCATTGATATACAGATTTCCAGCGTCAACGACCGACTAAACGTCTTCAATTTTAAACTGGCATTCTTAAGATGCATAATTACGCCCAATAATGCTTCCGAAGTGGGCAACTCACCCCGCTGGGGGGACGATGGTGATTATGCTGCTATCTGGCACTGCATTTATCATCGGTCACCACTTCTTTTATCAGAGCCTTTCGGGAAAACCGCCGCCAAATGTGGTCTATTTCAGTGGCTTTGCTGGCGGTTTATCGGGACAGCAAGTCAATCTGGCTGCTGGATTGGCGTTTGCTTTCTTTGCCAGCTCCGCTCTAGGCGTCTTGATAACGACTGCGGCAAACCAAGCGCTATGGGTTGCGGTTAGGACAAAACCTTCAAAGCTGGAGGTCATCGATAACCTGGCGACTGCAACAACTAATATCTGGAATATGTTTGACTTCCGACTATGGAAGAGCAGCCCGATCAGGATGACTTTGGTCACCATCTTCTGGTATGCACATCTCAAATATCATTTGTGAATATCagtttacttatattttttaggCTTCTATCTGTCACATCCTTCATAACACCAGCTACCCTCAATATCAAGTGGTCAATAACAACGTCCGTCGTAATGACTAGGGTCCCTCAAGTTGACTTTACCAGTCTGA is a window from the Trichoderma atroviride chromosome 5, complete sequence genome containing:
- a CDS encoding uncharacterized protein (EggNog:ENOG41~TransMembrane:1 (o358-379i)); the protein is MAPTSRIQRQQTDVGRSDGLAERQRQTRDASCAKRWLRFRCKKKSLGVNVSLQGPRTDHDASTSRRSGSDTDGGIEDGSAASLEPAGESFSAGAHLKRSLGDLLDTDDETEGESEDENDGRNHIDFGLPVPHSNPLSQLLPHPLPLPSLPPNPIAALLPQRPPPSSPPPESPPTAGSPVASSPQPPPPPAASPAAAPSQSHVPPSISIPPAASPTDGISENLGAPSPSTTNPPRSSFNAPLPKSTSTGDDSDDSDDDSDDDGSYTGKPSSTRTRTTLTAIAPPYETQTTASSVEKSTISRTKDVPSSFTTSVIVPDQTARTKTGAQMTTVTSTASPGETAAAVLGHEARRLSPTGEKAVIASTSIGGCIILLVLAWFLWRLAKRKSAGRKSAWPASRDMLDGPRRFSNRVADRFTSIKGHLLPDTFGWCSIDDSNDGDGPVTEKPAPTRAPTKAGLLERRLGAKTPPQNVTVNSYGMVFRTPILGDSASDILERPRITPPPATEVARERSKQMAAAHLESARASVSAYTSRSQSLAPLRKNTRISDVSSLSSGFGDGDIVIIQPPAAAATYAATPNRSNTFEPNINLSAVRTSPERKSFSSRFSRNNSRDHSRDTFMTNSSEDLRPRFRTVSSWVHQQSRRTKQRSAANRSEDRGMATPLPEQGFDMMMPDGEVPRRVDSSMWQEK